The following proteins are encoded in a genomic region of Toxotes jaculatrix isolate fToxJac2 chromosome 3, fToxJac2.pri, whole genome shotgun sequence:
- the nop56 gene encoding nucleolar protein 56, with the protein MVLLHVLFEHAAGYALFAVKEVEEIGMLLPQVEESVLSLGKFNSMVSLAAFFPFKSAQAALENMNAVSEGVVHADLKLFLDTNLPRSGKKKAMLGVSDAKIGAALQEEFNISIQTGGVVAEITRGVRLHFHSLVKGLTGQAASKAQLGLGHSYSRAKVKFNVNRVDNMIIQSIALLDQLDKDINTFSMRVREWYGYHFPELFKIVSDNSMYCRLAQLIGNRKELSEESLESLEEVVMDGAKAQAILEASRSSMGMDISPIDLINIERFSNRVVSLAAYRLELQEYLRSKMSQVAPNLAALIGEVVGARLISHAGSLTNLAKYPASTVQILGAEKALFRALKTRGNTPKYGLIFHSTFIGRAAAKNKGRISRYLANKCTIASRIDCFSELPTSVFGDKLREQVEERLSFYETGEVPRKNVDVMKEAVKEATDVAAEMKRKLEKKEKKRKKREKKLQELEANGETNGEAEVENGEADTPVVKKKKKKQAAEEMEVQAEETAAVENGAEDTPAKKKKKRKAEAEEADAADNGAEETDTPAKKKKKRKTETVDAEPVEETPETPVSEKKKKKKKKENAD; encoded by the exons ATG GTGTTGTTGCACGTGTTGTTCGAGCATGCGGCGGGCTACGCTCTGTTCGCCGTCAAAGAGGTGGAAGAGATCGGCATGCTGCTGCCTCAG GTGGAGGAGAGCGTGCTGAGCCTCGGAAAGTTTAACAGCATGGTGAGCCTGGCTGCCTTCTTCCCCTTCAAGTCGGCTCAGGCTGCCCTGGAGAACATGAATGCCGTTTCTGAAG GTGTGGTTCATGCTGACCTGAAGTTGTTCCTCGATACAAACCTACCCCGGTCTGGGAAGAAGAAAGCCATGTTGGGGGTTTCAGATGCCAAAATAGGAGCGGCTTTACAAGAAGAATTTAACATTTCCATCCAGACTGGTGGTGTGGTGGCTGAGATAACCAGAG GTGTGCGTCTGCACTTCCACTCTCTGGTGAAGGGGCTGACTGGTCAGGCTGCCTCCAAGGCACAGCTGGGCCTTGGCCACAGCTACTCCAGAGCTAAGGTCAAGTTCAATGTCAACAGGGTGGACAACATGATCATCCAGTCCATTGCTCTGTTGGATCAGTTGGACAAAGATATCAATACTTTCTCCATGCGTGTCCG TGAATGGTACGGTTACCACTTCCCCGAGCTGTTCAAGATCGTGTCAGACAACTCGATGTACTGCCGCCTGGCTCAGCTCATCGGAAACAGGAAGGAGTTGTCGGAGGAGAGTCTGGAGAgcctggaggaggtggtgatggaCGGCGCCAAGGCTCAGGCCATCCTGGAGGCATCACGCTCCTCCATGG GTATGGACATCTCTCCCATTGACTTGATCAACATAGAGAGGTTCTCCAATCGTGTGGTGTCTCTGGCTGCTTATCGGCTGGAGCTGCAGGAATACCTGCGCTCTAAGATGAGCCAAGTGGCTCCAAACCTGGCAGCCTTAATTGGAGAAGTG GTGGGAGCTCGTCTGATCTCCCACGCCGGCAGTCTGACCAACCTGGCCAAGTACCCGGCCTCCACCGTCCAGATCCTGGGAGCAGAGAAGGCCCTGTTCAG AGCCCTAAAGACTCGTGGCAACACCCCCAAATACGGCCTCATCTTCCACTCGACTTTCATCGGACGCGCCGCCGCCAAGAACAAAGGCCGCATATCCAGATACCTGGCGAACAAATGCACCATTGCCTCGCGTATCGATTGTTTCTCTG AGTTGCCCACAAGTGTGTTCGGTGACAAGCTGCGCGAACAGGTGGAAGAGCGTTTGTCTTTCTATGAGACAGGCGAGGTGCCGCGGAAAAATGTGGACGTCATGAAAGAGGCTGTGAAAGAG GCTACTGATGTTGCAGCTGAAATGAAGCGGAAActagagaagaaggaaaagaaacgCAAGAAGCGTGAAAAGAAGCTGCAGGAACTTGAAGCAAACGGCGAAACCAACGGGGAAGCTGAG GTGGAGAACGGAGAAGCAGACACCCCCGTagtcaagaagaagaaaaagaaacaagcagccgAGGAGATGGAGGTCCAAGCAGAGGAAACCGCGGCTGTAGAGAACGGAGCAGAGGACACTCCAgccaaaaagaagaagaaacgaaAGGCGGAGGCGGAGGAAGCGGACGCCGCAGATAATGGAGCGGAGGAAACGGATACTCCAgccaagaagaaaaagaaacgaAAGACTGAAACTGTGGACGCAGAGCCAGTCGAAGAGACTCCAGAAACACCTGTgtctgagaagaaaaagaaaaagaagaaaaaggagaacgCCGACTAA